The sequence TTCTGGCCACAGGGTCCAGACGGCAAGAGTAGTAACCAATAGGACGTTGTCTCCCAGCATGCTGTTGCGCTAGGACACCAGTTGCATGTCCTTCACTTTCAGAAACAAACAGGTTGAAAGGCTGGGTATAGTCTGGAAGTCCCAAAGCAGGAGCTCTGGAAATGGCCATCTTCAGTTGGTGGTGACAGTCTTGTAGATGTGGGAGGACCAGAGGTGAAGCACCTTGTGGTCCTCCTGACTTTAAACAGTCATACAAGGGTTGCATAAGCCTGGATGCATCCGGAATCCATTGTCTGCAGTAGGTGATGAGTCCCAAGAAAGACTGGAGTTGGTTAATGGTGGAAGGAAATGGTAACTTGGCAATGGCCATTTTCCTGTCTTCGGTGAGGTGTCTGGCCCCTTGAGAGACACAATGTCCATGGAAAATGACCTTTGCGTGACACCATTGAACTTTATCCTTGGAAACTTTGCAGTTGGCTGTAGAGAGGAACAGTAGGAGAGACAatgactcttgctccagcagttgtTTGGAGTCAGCACAGAGGAGAagatcatccacatactgtaggaGAGTACCTTGAGAATGCTCAGCAATCCAGGGAAACAAGACAGTCTTCATAGCCTAAGTAAATTGGTTAGGGCTGTTCTGGGCACCATGTGGGCACCTTGTCCAAGTGAGTTGGCTTCCACAGGAAGTAAAGGCAAACAGATAACGGCACTCCGGGTGTAAGGGTACACTGAAGAAGGCATTAGCAAGATCGATGACCATGAAAACCTTCGCAGAGGGTGGAATGCTGGCCAGCAAAGTGTTGGGGTTGGGAGTTTCCAATACAGTAGCTGCATTGACTGCTCTGAGATCCTGGACCAAGCTGTACTTGGGTGGTGACCCCTTGGGGGTCTTCTTCTGAACAGGAAATAATGGGGTGTTGCAGAACGAGGTACAGTAGATCAAAACACCTTGCTTGACAAGGACCTGAATTTGGGTGGAGAGGCCTTGTTTTTGAGCCATCTTCAGAGGATGCTGGGGTATCCTCGGGGGCTGTGCCCCTTCTTTTAGATATACCATCACTGGAGGGACTGGTAGAAGTCCTAAGTCATCAGCTCCAGTTGACCAGAGTGAGGAGGGGAGTTGGGCTGAGGCCCGGTCCGGGACTCCATAGAGGAGATCAGGTTGATGAATTTGCTGAAGCATCAGAGGGAGAGCTCTAAGTACACATCTGTCCATAGTTCCCTCTTCTGTCTTGGGATTACGTAATTCAAGCTGAAGACCTTGGGGGGTAAAACTGATAGAAGCTCTGAGACGTTGGAGAAGGTCTGCCCCCAAGAGGTTGACGGGGCAGGTATCTGACACCAGGAAGCGAGCCATGACATCAGGGAAAGGTCCAACGGGACAATCCTGTGGTCTTGGTTCTTGATATCTATGGTCCTGGTACCTGGGTTCATCATGTGATCCTCTATAGTCATCAGGTCTGGGTCTATTCTGGGACCCTCTATAGTCATCAGATCTAGGTCCACTTAATAGTACATCATAGAGCCAATGCTGATTCAGCTCATCATTGGAGCTTTAGCGGCTTTGGAAACCTCGGGATGTCAGCTGTATCTTGTGTTAAACTGTGAAATACCCTTTTCCCCATGGGAATATTGGTTATAACGCATCCTATGGAAGCTTTTGGGTATTTTCATATTTAAAATATCCTTAACCTAGTTTCGTAAGGAAGTGATTTCTCTAAGCGTATCATTATTTATACAGGCTTTGTGGGATTTTTCCAGGGTGgagattttattaaataaattgtCTAATTGTGCATTTCGGGTACGTTTAACATACGCCCCTAGGGATATCATTTCCCCTCTTGTGTTCCCGGATTTACAATTCTCATTAAAGTGGGtttttaatttgttatttatCAGTGCTGCATATTTGGTATCTGCTACAACTGTTTTCTTTTGCATCCAACACTATTCACTTTGAGGTAAGTCTTTGATTCGCAGGTGCAGCAGAATAGGCGCATGATCTGAGAGTATTGTAGGGTCTATGTCTGCAGCTACTGCCAGCGAACTATGTGCAAAAGAAAGGAATATATACCGTAATCTAATCTATGATAGGTGCGATGGGATGCTGAGAAATATGTAAAGTCCTTACTGGAAGGGTGTAATATTCTCCATATGTCAACCAAGCGTAAAGCCTCAAGGGCTTTGAACACCCTGGATACTTTTTTATTTGGTAAGGGTCTATTACTGGTGGTATCTAGATGTTGTTGCATATATATCTTGAGATCTCCTCCTGCTATCACTATGCCCTCGACACAAATTTACTATGTGTTGAGGGTCTGGGCAATCCATTTGGGTCATAAAAATTTGCTAACGTAGTAACAATTATGCCTTTAACAAATAAGAATCGACCTTCAGGATCAACTAATTTGGCCCGAAAAGTAAACGGCGTGTTTTAGTAATCCCTATGCTGACTTCTGTGAAACCACCATCCAAAATTTCTGGTCCCCATGCGTGGCGTTTGGGATGTTTAATGTGTTGGATGTCGGACGTGTCTCTTGCAATAATACTATATTAGCTTTCCGCCTTTTCAAAAGTCCCAGACCCCGTACATTGTGAGATATTAACAATAACATAAGCCATTATACATCTGTGGAATCAGGGCCACACTTATGATAGATCTGTCGGCGTTCTTATTACAATGTTCCTTCCATTCTTGGTGATGGAGAGGCCAAACAGGAACATCCAACAAAAAGGAATATTTGCTGTCCTCCTAGGTGCCTTCTTTTAGCCATGGTGGCTGGGGCCAGGTCTTGAAAAAAGAGAATCGAGGCTTCTTCATGTTGAAAAGCCTCTTTTTCTCTACTTGCTTTCAATACCGCTGCTGTGTCAGTATAGCTCAGGAAGCCACACAGACGAAAGCGGGCAGCTATCAATGCTCTCAAGGTTGCTACATGATGTGCCACCATCTTACTCTCTAACTCCTATTGTTGATGCTAGTTTCTGGTAGTAAACTGatgaagttttttttaactcttgAGGACAGGTACTCGCCTCTTACCACTACCTTATGAGCTTTCCATAAAGCCATTTCTGAGGAGATGGCTTCTGTTCTCACGCAGTATAGGGTCTTTAATAAGGTAATTATTTAACCTCCATCTGCACAGCTTAGTTGGCTACCGAGACAGGTGCATAGTCTGGTCACGATCTCGCCCCAATCTCTGCTGAGTGGAGAAGTCTCAATGCTATTGTATTTCCAAAGAAATAGTCAATATGGTTGTGACAACTATGTGAAAGTGAATAAAAGGAGAAGGACCTGTCGCCCGGGTGATCTACTCTCCATAGATCAAACAAGGAATGTGACCTAATCAGTTTGCGCAATTCCCTTGCTGGCGCTATAGGGCGCCAGATGTAGAGTTCCCCAATAAAGACAGTCTATCCATAGCTGTTGAAAAGATCATATTGATCTGGACATATGCCTCTATTCTGTCCTGTGCTCTACCTGAAGTAGATTCTGACAAGGGTCATTGGAGGTTCTATTATTCGGACTTTAGGCAAAAGTGCCATGGTCTTGGCCCAACCTCTCCCTCTTCAAACAAGCTCTGTGCTTGGTCAATATTAATTGGAACATACCCTTTAGGGTCTCCCATTGTATAGGGAGAGATGGCTGAGTCCCTGAGTATTGTAAGAAACTCAGCAATCTGCCGTTGGATATCTGCGAGGCAGACGGAGTCCTTGAACAGATTGTCATTACGGAGCTGAGCAAGGGCCAGGGACATCTAGAGCGAGAGGGATCGGTgagtgatctgaccacagggaGGGAGCTATAGAAGACTCTGACCTCGATGATGGAGTCCACAACCTCATGAGGGAGATGTCTGTGTATAGTGATAGAGACCCCTCGGTGGGTCTCCTGCAAAAAGTGAATATCAGCCTGTAGTCGCATGCGAAATAGGACCAGACTACATTTTGGGGGAACATTTAAGCCCTTTGGATTAAGGGAATAGCAGGTGATGGGAGCGATAAACGAATGCTGGGCGATAAACGAATGCTGGGAAGGAAGCAGATGTGGAAAGGATAAAAGGAGTAGACAACAATTAGGGAAGATTCACAGATAATTGATCAGATAAAATAGCAAAATAAAGAAACGACAAAAACAGCAGCTTAAAAAATGGGGAGCAGTGTCGAGCCTAGTGGGGACAAGGTCTACCACGAACAGTCCGGCTAAACGTGGAGCCATGTGAGGGAACGAGCTGCCTACAAACGAGCTGCCACAGAGTTGTTGCAAGTAAAAAGAAAATAGTAGAACATACTGCCTAACATTAAAGCAGTAACAGCATTGAAAAAGAAAAGGGGGTAGAAGAGGAGTCAAACATTCTTAGTTCACTGCAGCTAAAACATATATACTGATGAGGGATTTTATAGAGGCCACACAGTCCACCTAATGGGGAAGAATGAAGGCAGGGTTCACAATGGATGTGTAAAGGAGCCAGTCCCACTGGGAACTGGAAAGTTCATCCTGGGTGATGTGGGTCCAGAGCTCTGTCATCCCTTCTATCAAGCGAGTCCTTCCATTCTCTCTGGCAGTGAAACCTTGGTTGTtggaaaattatatttattgggaGTAATGTAGGCCAAACCTGGATATGAATCTGCAGCAACCACGGCAAGGAAACCCGGAAGGTCGCTAGGGTAATGGAGGGTCAACATGTGGTTTCTGCAATGTGAGACGGGATAAATCAGGTAGTAGCTGCAAGTCAGGTACAGATAAAGATGAATACATTTTTATGAGGCTCAATGTCGTCAAAGAGCGAAAGAGATACAACTTAGTAAagcatatatcagtatatcagcATTGAGTTAATCGCACAATAAGGGTTTTAACTGACAATAAAATAGGAGTAGGATTTGCATATGGCCTATTAGTCCCTttttactgggggggatagaccctattaataaatacagaaactaaggagggagggaggaaagaTGTAGGGTGAGAAGGGGTGTGGGCATTAACAAGAAACGTCTCGGGTTCGCACTCGGGTACATGCTGAAAGACCTACACTAAGGAGAGGAAATCTGTGGATTTTCTAAAGTCAAGCCACGGCCCCCAGGTCTATATATGTTGTTTGGTGGTATGGTGGGAATCCGCTGTAAGTTCTTCCATCCTGTGTAAAAGCGAAATCTCTGAGAGGATATCAGAGGTAGGTGGAACCAACAAGAAACCcatgagtgatttttttttagatttgtgaCGGGAGATTGGGAGAATATTCAGCAAAAGAGTGACGGGGTCATCATTTAGTTTAATGCCTGTTAGCATAGAGATGAGGTTAATGACCCTGGACCAATGGGGCCTCAATAAGGGGCAACCCTACTATTTATGGGTCATAATTCCTGGAGCTTGTCTGCATCGCCAGCACTCATTGGGGCAAGAGGGGTAAATTGTGCTGAGTTTAGCAGGAGTCCAGTACCTGTACCAATAATTTAAAATTGCATTCCTGAGCCCTGCCTGAGAGGGATAGCTTATGACAGAGCTCGAAAGATTTGGACCATTCCTCTTCAGAGAAGGATTTACCAAGCTCGAGATCCCACATCTTAACACACGATAAATCAGACAGCGCCCATTTGTCCAGAAGCAGATCATATATTGCAGAGATAGAGTGGGGAATCGGAGTCTGTGATGTGCACAGTTGTTCAAAATTTTTCTCTACCTGTGCAAGATCCAACATCCAGCGCTTCCTCAATATGAAGAAGGCCTAAGATCTTCAGCACTCTAGAAAAAGTCTctataaaatatcaaaatattataacattttatGTTTCCTTGGCAGATGACTGCAGCTGGAGCTCAGAGGGAAGTCTAATATCTTCAGATTTTAAAGTAGAAGAAATTGAAGGCACAGGAGATACATATGAAGAGAGAGATCCATCCTCAGCACTACACAGCAATGGTCCTCCACCTGTTTCTTTGTTATTTGACCCATCTTTTTCATCATCACAGACTGGGAAACTAGATTTAATCCACAAGTTAAATATTGGACAACAATTAATTCAAACAgaagagaagccatttttatgttcagaatgtggaaaatattttagCCGAAAATCAGattttgttaaacatcagagaattcacacaggggagaagccattttcatgttcagaatgtgggaaatgttataatgagaaatcatatcttgttaaacatcagagatttCATactggggagaagccgttttcatgttcagtatGTGGGAAAAACTGTAGCCAAAAATCAgaccttgttaaacatcagagagttcacactggggagaagccattttcatgttcagaatgtgggaaaagttttgccCAAAAATCTgaccttgttaaacatcagaaaattcacactaaagagaagccattttcgtgttcagaatgtgggaaatgttatagttTGAAATCATATCTTGTAaagcatcagagaattcacactgggaagaaggcattttcatgttcagaatgtgggaataGTTATAGTTCAAAATCATATCTTGTTaatcatcagagaattcacactggagagaagccatttttatgttcagaatgtgggaaatgttttgcccaaaaatcagatcttgttaaacatcaggaaATTCACACTGGAGTCAAgcaattttcatgttcagaatgtgggaaatattttagccaaaaaaaaaaacttgttgcacatcagagaattcacactggggagaagccgttttcatgttcagaatgtggtaaatgttttaacaaaaaatcatatcttgttgagcatgagagaattcacagtggggtgaagccattttcatgttcagaatgtgggaaaggttttatccaaaaatcatatcttgttaaacatcagataattcacactggggagaagccatttttatgctcagaatgtgggaaatgttttaaccaaaaatcatatcttgttaaacatcagatatttcacactggggagaagacaTTGttttgttcagaatgtgggaaatgttttttccaaaaatcagatcttgttaaacatcagagaattcacactggggagaagccattttcctgcttagaatgtgggaaaggttttaaCCGAAAATCATGTCTTGTTGAACATCAGAGacgtcacactggggagaagccattttcatgctcacaatgtgggaaatgttttatccgaAAATCatgtcttgttaaacatcagagaactcacttAGATGAGAAGCCATTCACATGttaagaatgtgggaaatcttATAGCAATAATTAAAGTCTTTCAGATATCACAGGTTGAGGCATTTTTAAGTTcagaatttggaaaatgttgcagTGATGAATCAAATTTTATTCAacatgggggcgtggcctgatgccggactgagcggacgtgcgccgcggagctcccgggacccgacaccctatctcccttcccaggcagccatccctcacctgtgccacctctctcctgctccgctGTGCCCCGCGCACCTGCCGCTGTCCACCGGCACCGATCTTGAGGCGGCTGTGGACTCCGCACCGCTCCCCGGCATTCCCCTGCAGCCGGCCACGTGACCAGCGCGGCGGCCCGATCCTAGCCGCCCGGTCCCGCGGCAGGTACACAGCGCTGCTGATCACCGGGGATAtcatcctcctcccctgcagcccggaACAGCGCTCCCACCACCGGAGGCACCGTGACAGCTCCAGCCAGCACtgcatcctgctggaggcgccatcttgtgggactcccctgcgctgcctgaggcctaggcgcgcagggttaaccctgacactgccagactgagccgggaccaggtagggaagtaattcccctgttgctgcccacctctgccctggggaaccctagttgtgcagcccagcactgagtcctccatactcccagtgatcccctgctcctgggttctgctttatattaaccctcgcagtgccgctgcaatactccacgtgggtttgtactgtatctctgctaattactggacgctaggctccgcgattgtttatcactggcccccccctgcccagacgccatgggtaaccggaggagaacggctaaaatgctcaaagcagcgtctgcgcctccatcggatgatgaatccgtccatgaagatcctccattccagtccctggaacccctggacgcgcaggattgctccacatcccaagcagttcttgcgcagatacagtcgaatgctgctaaaaagttggggagattctcccgcacacagccctgctctcctcaggggtccccaaactcctctccctccctctttgaaggctcccagagcccgccgcagcttgtaagttatgaagagggcgatgatccgcctgacgcggccacggagctggatcgaaaatttgcagaggtgctggcggccattaacggatgccaatccaaactggttaccaaggtggatgagctgcgacaggattttgttcttttaagacatgatgtccacaaagccaaagagcgaatcaccgaaactgaacgcagaatatctgaggtggaggatgtccagaggcctatgccgacacagatcagagagcttcagcgccaaatgtctgcatccatcgacagagctgacgacctcgaaaaccgcctgcgacggaacaacgtcagagtggttggcctccccgaaaaagtggaggggtctgacccggtatccttttttgaaaattggctcaaaaatatgctgcctgcagataccttttccccgttcttcacagtggagagggcccatcgtgtgccatcccgccctggccctccagggggcaatccaagacccttcctggcccggctgctgcactttagggacagggactctatcctcagggctgtccgtaccaagggagaaatcctctatgccaacagcagagtgtccttctaccctgatttctctgcatccgtcaggaaacagcgagcacaatttactgaggtccgtgcccgtctccgtgacaaggggtataaatactccatgatgtatccttccaagctccgaattgtggacggaccgaagactcgtttcttcacctgcccaaccgaagcacttcactgggctgatgcagctccacgggccccagctggaaggcccgcacctcctgagtgactggactcacatatccttttatctgatatgcaatgataatgctggacttagtcctgattagatatttaggggtcccagatcactattataggtttttactatctgtttacatactacgtgcctcacaaaatgtaccctgtgactgattgcgttctattttttggtcatatcgaccagtgcgccacacatggcacttttccctctccctcctcctctccctccgccctcctccctctccctcctccccccctttcctgttaccactacctccctacgtctccctcctttctctcccccctcccctatctcctctttggttctcgcaaaatatggctgcctaataacctcctgatcacatatacattaagggttgaaggtcccgggacaaatggtgtaggtttgtcttaagttagggaccactgttctgctatttgactgttagtgggtctaggtctacactactgctgttagggtgttagacagggggtttatattcttgggattgttagtacagttctggttatatttgttatgctcactgttgtctgtctgtctatgtctctgtggtatgaaaggatgaatgcttggttgctcacgtctccttccccacacccctttcccttccgctaagatgtcttcacttaaggtaatgagctggaatgtgaggggacttaactccaaattcaagagggctctgatgttagatgtcattaagcgtcaggccccccatattgtatgtat comes from Engystomops pustulosus chromosome 6, aEngPut4.maternal, whole genome shotgun sequence and encodes:
- the LOC140065398 gene encoding uncharacterized protein — protein: MERRNSVSVFPAGILIPGAVKEETELLDDCSWSSEGSLISSDFKVEEIEGTGDTYEERDPSSALHSNGPPPVSLLFDPSFSSSQTGKLDLIHKLNIGQQLIQTEEKPFLCSECGKYFSRKSDFVKHQRIHTGEKPFSCSECGKCYNEKSYLVKHQRFHTGEKPFSCSVCGKNCSQKSDLVKHQRVHTGEKPFSCSECGKSFAQKSDLVKHQKIHTKEKPFSCSECGKCYSLKSYLVKHQRIHTGKKAFSCSECGNSYSSKSYLVNHQRIHTGEKPFLCSECGKCFAQKSDLVKHQEIHTGVKQFSCSECGKYFSQKKKLVAHQRIHTGEKPFSCSECGKCFNKKSYLVEHERIHSGVKPFSCSECGKGFIQKSYLVKHQIIHTGEKPFLCSECGKCFNQKSYLVKHQIFHTGEKTLFCSECGKCFFQKSDLVKHQRIHTGEKPFSCLECGKGFNRKSCLVEHQRRHTGEKPFSCSQCGKCFIRKSCLVKHQRTHLDEKPFTC